In one window of Haloimpatiens sp. FM7315 DNA:
- a CDS encoding Gx transporter family protein, giving the protein MRYKKPLNKIIFLSLMTAIALIIYVVESQIPVIFPGIKLGLANVISLVVLITLGGKEALIVMFLRTLLGSMFTGSVSSFLFSIAGGLLSNVVMIIIYRKFRKHLSIESISIVGAIFHNIGQLLVAAFIVKDFRIYIYLPVLTISALATGYFIGLTGKFLSKHLEKL; this is encoded by the coding sequence ATGAGATATAAAAAACCTTTGAATAAAATAATATTTTTAAGCTTAATGACAGCAATTGCTTTAATAATATATGTAGTGGAATCTCAAATTCCTGTTATATTTCCTGGAATAAAACTAGGTCTTGCCAATGTAATTTCTTTAGTAGTTTTAATTACTTTAGGGGGCAAAGAAGCATTGATTGTAATGTTCTTAAGAACTCTTTTAGGTTCTATGTTTACAGGAAGTGTTTCATCTTTTTTATTTAGTATAGCAGGAGGACTTCTTAGTAATGTTGTTATGATAATAATTTATAGAAAGTTTAGGAAACATTTATCCATAGAAAGTATTAGTATAGTTGGTGCAATATTTCATAATATTGGACAATTGCTTGTGGCAGCATTTATAGTAAAAGATTTTAGAATATATATATATTTGCCGGTTCTTACTATATCTGCACTAGCTACAGGATATTTCATAGGTCTTACAGGAAAATTTTTAAGTAAACATCTTGAAAAATTGTGA
- the rnfB gene encoding RnfABCDGE type electron transport complex subunit B → MKSIIFPTLSLGGLGILFGVVLGYASKKFHVDVDERVPKIKDCLPGANCGGCGYAGCDAYAQAVVDGLAKPNCCSVGGETAAKTIGEIMGLTVDASEPLKAFVKCNGNCDSAKRKGLYYGNMTCAEAVIIPGGGVKACSFGCLGLGSCVEACKFNAITIENGIAKVDILKCTGCGACVKACPKNLIELKPNSETIRVYCNSKEKLKEVKDVCNSGCISCGQCVRNCPSGAIEMVNNLPVINKEKCTLCMTCVEKCPTKVIKQFENYNQF, encoded by the coding sequence ATAAAAAGTATAATATTTCCAACCTTAAGTTTAGGTGGTTTGGGAATTTTATTTGGAGTTGTTCTAGGTTATGCATCTAAAAAATTCCACGTAGATGTTGATGAAAGAGTTCCCAAAATAAAAGATTGTCTTCCTGGGGCTAATTGTGGTGGTTGTGGTTATGCAGGATGTGATGCATATGCTCAAGCTGTAGTAGATGGACTTGCAAAACCAAACTGCTGTAGTGTTGGTGGAGAAACCGCTGCAAAGACTATTGGAGAAATAATGGGCCTTACTGTAGACGCATCAGAACCTTTGAAAGCCTTTGTAAAATGTAATGGAAATTGTGATAGTGCTAAAAGAAAAGGTCTTTATTATGGTAATATGACCTGCGCTGAAGCGGTTATAATCCCTGGCGGTGGTGTTAAAGCCTGTAGCTTTGGATGTCTCGGTCTTGGTAGCTGCGTTGAAGCATGTAAATTCAATGCCATTACTATTGAAAATGGAATTGCAAAAGTAGATATTTTAAAATGTACAGGATGCGGCGCCTGTGTAAAAGCTTGTCCTAAGAACCTTATTGAATTAAAGCCAAATTCTGAAACTATACGAGTTTATTGTAATTCAAAAGAAAAGCTTAAAGAAGTTAAAGATGTATGTAATTCTGGTTGCATTTCCTGTGGTCAATGTGTTAGAAATTGTCCTTCAGGTGCAATAGAAATGGTAAATAATCTACCTGTTATAAATAAAGAAAAATGTACCTTATGTATGACCTGCGTAGAAAAATGTCCTACTAAGGTAATAAAGCAGTTTGAAAACTATAATCAATTTTAA
- a CDS encoding FAD:protein FMN transferase, which yields MAIDLGGIAKGYAADEIKTIFKEKGIKSAFINIGGNVNLLGKKTDGTPWKIGIQNPLKDKGEYMGVLTLEDKSIVTSGNYERYFIENGKRYHHIFDVKTGYPSENGIISATIVSEKSIDGDALSTTTYVLGVADAMNLIESIKGVEGVFITKDKKVYITSGLKESFELTDKTFTSKNIN from the coding sequence ATGGCTATAGATTTAGGGGGCATAGCAAAAGGGTATGCTGCAGATGAAATAAAGACAATATTTAAAGAAAAAGGAATAAAAAGCGCCTTTATAAATATTGGAGGAAATGTAAATCTTTTAGGAAAGAAAACAGATGGAACACCTTGGAAAATTGGAATACAGAATCCTTTAAAGGATAAAGGAGAATATATGGGAGTATTAACTTTAGAGGACAAGTCTATTGTTACTTCTGGAAATTATGAGAGATATTTTATTGAAAATGGAAAAAGATATCATCATATTTTTGATGTAAAAACTGGATACCCATCAGAAAATGGGATTATAAGTGCAACTATTGTTTCTGAAAAATCTATAGATGGAGATGCACTATCAACTACTACTTACGTTTTGGGAGTAGCTGATGCTATGAATTTAATAGAATCTATAAAGGGAGTAGAGGGGGTATTTATAACAAAAGATAAAAAGGTGTACATAACTTCAGGGCTTAAAGAGAGCTTTGAACTTACGGACAAAACCTTCACTTCTAAGAACATTAACTAA
- a CDS encoding NusG domain II-containing protein translates to MKKWDKILLISISLFIVVSFGLIYGYRIINKDKKVIAVIKKEGNVIKRIDLNKVEKTEKIKIEYGNDAFNIIEVSKGKIRFQEANCPDEVCVKSGWLKNPGDSAACLPHKMIITLEGEDKSVDQVSY, encoded by the coding sequence ATGAAAAAATGGGATAAAATTTTATTAATAAGCATTTCACTTTTTATTGTAGTTAGTTTTGGTTTGATTTATGGTTACAGAATTATAAACAAAGATAAAAAAGTCATAGCTGTGATTAAAAAAGAAGGAAATGTTATTAAGAGAATAGATTTAAATAAAGTAGAAAAGACTGAGAAAATAAAGATTGAATATGGCAATGATGCTTTTAACATTATAGAAGTATCTAAAGGTAAAATTAGATTTCAGGAGGCAAATTGTCCTGATGAAGTATGTGTGAAATCCGGATGGTTAAAAAATCCAGGTGATAGTGCAGCTTGTCTTCCACATAAAATGATAATTACATTAGAAGGTGAAGATAAGTCTGTTGACCAAGTAAGTTATTAA